The Gracilimonas sediminicola sequence GTTATCAGTTCTTCTGAAATTGAAGCATGTTTACCCCTTCTTAAAATCGCTAGTCGGTTTACAACACCTTTGTAAGAGATGGGGTCTTGACCTTTTTGCTCGAGTGTTTTATTCGCCTCTTTAACCACGTCTGAAAGATTAATTCCTCTCTCAGATGTAAACCCATATAAAGACTTAACTCGATCTGGAATTGCTTCTGTTGTATTACTTATTGTTGCCATATATATTTGATTGTTCAACTTTGACAACTCCAATGTAAGACACGTGCAAGTTCTATGCAAGTGTTTTATAAATATATTTCATGAAACTTACATCAATCAACGATAGAATAGCATTTGCGCTAGAAAAATCTGCTTTAAATCAAGCTGAATTAGGTCGGAGAACGGGTGTTAGTGAAGGCACGGCCTCTAGATGGGTTACTGGTAAATCAAAACCAAAAGATAAAGAAACACGCAAGCTAATTGCAGAAGTCTTGCAAGTTCGTTTAGAGTGGTTAGAGTTTGGAACCGACCCAATGCGCTCAATTAAGCAAGCAAACACGCTCGAATCTATAAAAGATCAGCTAACTCAGATAAGAGAGAATCTATCTCATAATGAAGCTCGAGAGCCAACTCTGGATGAGTTAAAGCTAAGGTCTCAAGTTCGAAAAGAACTTGACGAATTGAAGAGATTGAATGATCAACAAATTGAAAAATTAATTCAGTAGAATTTTTAGTGTGCATGGGTTCCTCCGTTTTGTACTCCGATTTAAACATAACGATGCCCTCTGACAGAACATGTCATGTAGATGATATTTTATTTTTAGCCAACCAAGAGAACCCGTTTTTTCGGGAACCTGAATTTAGAAGATTATGGCAGACATGCAGTTAAGAACTTTTAATCTATGTTTGATTGCCTTAATAATTGGCGGCTGCCATTCGTTTTCGTGGAATGTGCCGGGCGAAACGTGGATACTATACCTGGAAAGCGCTGATAGAAATTTCAGGTTCTACCACCATACCGAGCCGGACGTAATAAAAATTACACCTGAAGATGGAGAGGTTCTCTACAAGCCAAAAAACAGTGAAGCTAAAATTGGCACTTATGAGGTAAGCGGGTTTTTATTGGACTACGATAACTACACGCTTTCAATGAATTTTCAGGATGAGATCATTGAATACCGAATTATTTCTGTGGAGTCTAGCAAACTAACTCTTCGCAGAAATGACACGCTTTACAGCTTCAAACCAATTGACGGTGACTGGTATACGCCGGAACAAATACAAAAACTAAACCAATAGACATGGAATTATTTACAGGAGTTTTCGGAATCATCATTTTTATTATCATCATTCTTTGGATTGTCGTCAGCTTTCTGCTGCCTTTCTTTGTCGCAAGCATGAAGGATAAGTTGAAAGAGACAGTTAAGTTATTGTATGAGATTGTTGGTTTACTGAGGGAAATTGATAAAAATACGAGATCAAATAACGAATGAATCCCTATAAACCAAAACCTAACATCCCATCCGGCATACCAACCGTGAAAAAGCTGGCTACCGAATGGAGTTACTACAACTATGTATTTCTGCATCAAGAACAGAAGGATCTGCTTGAGGCCGGAACTTGCCCGAAACCGCAAAAGGGAGTGTTCTTAAGGCTCCGCAAAAAATACCTGCCTCTGTATTGGTCGATCATCCCTGATGAGCAAAAGCGAATAGCCCCAAAAAAATAAAATGGCATCTGTCTCTTCGTTTAATGACTCCCTTTGGAGGGCTTCCATCTCCGATAAAAGACGGCATAAAAACGCCAAGCAAATCTACTATCCGAAAGACAGCTTTAGTAAGCGTCAGGCCAAGCAATCTGCCACAGCTTTAGAACACCGGCACAAAGACGGAGAGGATGATTTCGACTTGTGGAAAGTAGATGTGCAGGTACTCAATGATAAAGTAACGATCCGGCATGTTGACGGCACTCAGCAGATGAATGTCCGGGAACTGTTTGACAGGTGGATTGAAACCAAGAAGTCCGAACTGGCCGAACGCAGCATCACCAATTACGAACAAACCGCAGCGCCCTTCCTTGATGAATTTGGGAGCCTGAATATAGGAAGCATCAACACCACCACGATTAATAACTATGTAAACCAAGGAAAGCTTAACTACCGGCTCAATAAAAAGAAACTGCTTTCACAACTGTTTGACTTTGGCAGTGAGATGTACGGCATTAAACCCATAAAGATTGAAGTGGAAAGCACAAAGGCAGAGCGCTCAGAGATAAAGAATAAGTCCTTTAAAGACTTTCTGATTGAATACGAGTGCCTGCAGCTCGCATCCTCCTTTCCGGATGTTATAACCAGACGCGGTAAATACCCCGCTGAGATGTACGGCTACTTTTTTCTGCTCTTGTTCTACTTCCCGCGCCGGATCGATGATTTCATTCACCTGAAACCGGAATGGATAGAAGGCAAGGTCGTGTATATCGGGGATGATGACTACCTGCCTAAATCACAAGAAATAGAGCTGACTATGCCAACCGAAGAAGCGCTCAGGCTATTAAACACCGTTGTCGATAAATACGGCAAGCCCGGAAAACAAGTCTTTCCGTTTACCTATATTGGTGCATACCAGGTATTTAAAAAAGTGGTAAAGAAACTATTTCCAGATCGGCTCGTAAAGCTCAGTCCGCATAAACTACGCGACTCTGGAATCATGTACCATTTACACGAGTTAGATATGCAACCGCAGGAGCTAATGTCGATCACAGGCCACGCGAATTTCGCAAGCCTTGAGAAGTATGTTCACCGCTCGGCAAAAGCCCTGATTCACCAGAGAAAAACCGATTTTAATGTTAAAAGTATGTTACAGTTAAAAAATAAGTTTATGCAAGGTGAGTTTTAATAGCACGTTAGGGGAAGGTGAAAACTACCCTTTTTAGTTATTATTACGAACAAGCGCTAAATACAAATTCAGATCAGTAATTGCCTTGGGTTTAAAAAACGAAGCACAGTCCGGCTACGGCACAAAGAAATTTTACCAGGAATATGTCTCCGGAATGAGTCGGGAAAGATTCTCGAAAGAACTCACGGCCGATACCGAACGCCTGAAGTTGGTTTATAAAGAAGCTGTCGAAGACATTGAACGGCAGCAGGGACAGCAGCTTCCCGGGCACATCAAAATGCTGCGGTTGTTTTCTGATCTCGCTCAACGCCTCAACCCCACCCGCCGGCTTATCTTTGGATTGGGTTCTGTAAGTTTTGTGGCCTACTACGTGCTCAACTTCCTGGATATCATACAGTATTTCCTGATTGGTGACCTGCTGCTTCCCTTTAGTTTTCTGAGCATGTTCATGCTGCTTTTAATTGAGCTTCTGGAGAAATCGGATGTGCAAAAAGAGATCGATTTGGCTCGGGAAATTCAGCTTAGCCTGCTTCCCGGAACGTCCCTAAGTAAAGATAATCTTGAAGTATATTCATTTGCACATACGGCCAAGGAGGTCGGTGGAGATTACCTGGATGTGATCGAAACGGAAAAAGGAACCTACGTTGTGATAGCAGACGTTTCGGGTAAAGGACTTAGTGCTGCCCTGTATATGGTACGGCTTCAGGCATTGGTAAATTTGATAATTGAGAAAGATCATCCATCCCCTAAAGAGCTCTTTCTTCAGCTTAACAACTACATCAAAAGCAATAGCAAGGATAAAACCTTTGTTACCGGGTGTGCCGCCTTTTTCCCCAACGATGAAGACCATTTTGAGTATATCCGGGCCGGGCATAACATCCCTATCTACTACAACAAGGAACGCGACACTACTTTCAAACTTAAGGCCAACGGTTTTGCTTTGGGTATGGCCTCAACCAAGCTTCTGGATAAGAACCTCGAAGTGAAGAAATTTCATTTTAAACCCGGAGACTCCGTTTTATTCTACACCGATGGGCTCAATGAATCTCGGAACGAGCGGGATGAAGAATACGGGGAAGAGCGCATCGAATCCCTGATGGAAATCTATGGTTCCCTTCACGCCAAAACCATTATTGGCAAAGTACAATCCTCATTGGAGGCCTTTATAGGCTCCGTAAGCCCCTTGGACGATGTAACTTTTACCTGTGTACATCGCCCTGAGAAGTAGTTTTGCTTTTCGGGTGGCTGACTAACTTATTTAGCTGCAGCCTCAACAATGGCATCTGTGGTTATGCCAAAATGTTCAAAGAGCTCTTCGTAGGGAGCTGACTCTCCAAAACTATTCAATCCAATAGCCGTTCCTTCAGACCCGATATAGCGTTCCCACCCAAAGGTAGCTCCCGCTTCAATTGAAACCCGGTTTGTAACAGCCTTTGGAAGTACAGATTCCTTGTATGAGGCGTCTTGCTTCTCAAACAGCTCCCAGCTTGGCATGCTCACTACGCGTGCGTCTATGCCTTTGTCAGCCAGTTTAGCCTTGGCTTCTACCGCAAGGTGGAGCTCCGATCCGGTTCCAATCAGGATGGCATCCGGAACTTCTTTCTCAGCATCCGAATAAATGTAAGCACCTTTAGAAACCAGGGATGCTGAATTCTCATCCGAACGGGATAATGTAGGCAAGTTCTGTCTGGTTAAGACCAGTAACGTTGGTCCGGTCGTATTTTCCAAAGCTGCCTTCCATGCATGGGATGTCTCATTGGCATCACCGGGTCGTAAAATGGTAATATTTGGCATCGCCCTCAGGCTGGCGAGGTGTTCTATAGGTTGATGAGTCGGGCCGTCTTCACCAAGGCCAATACTGTCGTGAGTTAACACAAATATCGACGGCACTTTCATCAAGCCGGCCAATCGTATAGCGGGGCGCATATAATCGGTAAATACGAAAAAGGTAGCACCGTATGGTACAAGTCCGCCATGAAGCGCCATCCCATTTACAGCTGCTCCCATAGCGTGTTCCCTTACTCCGTAATGAATGGTCCTCCCCGTTGGGTTACCCGGCAGGTATGATCCGTATCCGTCAATATCGGTTTTGGTACTACCGCCGAGGTCTGCCGAACCTCCGAATAAATTTGGTATGATTTCTTTGATGGCATTAATCACTTTGCCGGAAGCAGCACGACTTGCCATTCCTTTTGCATCTTCTTCAAATACCGGCAACTTCGATTCCAGATCAGAAGACAGGTCTCTGTTAACCCAAGCTTTGAATATCTTTCCTTCCTCGGTATAAGCTTTTTCATAGGCAGCTACTTCCTCCTTCCAGGTGTTTTCAGCCTTTTCTCCTTTCTCCTGCTCTTCTCTGAATTTTGCAAGAGCTTCTTCGGGAATGAAGAATTTTTTATCGGGATCCCAACCGTACGCTTCTTTGGTAAGTTTAATTTCTTCCTCACCCAATGGAGAACCGTGCGAGGACTCACTATCCTGCTTGTTAGGGCTTCCGTAACCGATGTGAGTTGTACAAACAATGATCGAAGGTTTATCAGTTACAGACTGTGCTTCTTCGATCGCTGCAGTAATTTCATCATGATTATGGCCATCAATCTCTACCACATGCCAATTGTAGGATTCAAATCGTTTGGGAACGTCTTCAGTAAAGGCAAGATCGGTAGATCCTTCAATCGAAATGCTGTTTGAATCGTACAGGTAAATCAACTTACCGAGACCCATGTGTCCGGCCATTGATGCAGCTTCATGGGAAACTCCCTCCATCAAGTCACCATCACTAACAATAGCATAGGTGTAGTGATCTACAATGTTATGCCCTTCTTTATTGAACTTTGCCGACATAAAATGCTCAGCCATAGCCATACCAACACCGGTTCCAAAACCCTGACCTAAGGGACCGGTTGTAGTTTCAACTCCCGGTGTCATTCCATATTCCGGGTGGCCGGGCGTAATGCTCCCCATCTGCCGGAAGTTTTTTATTTCTTCGAGGCTTACTTCATAACCTGTGAGATGCAGTAAACTGTAAATAAGCATCGACCCGTGCCCTGCTGAAAGAATAAAGCGATCGCGATCAAACCAGTTCGGATTTTTGGGGTTATGCTTTAGAAATTTTGTCCACAGTACGTAGGATGCATCTGCCATGCCCATTGGCATGCCCGGGTGACCGGAATTTGCCTTTTCAACGGCATCTATAGATAAGGTTCGAATTGTATTTACACAGAGCTGGTCGAGTTTAGATGCAGGCATTTAATGATTTAGTAGAATGAAAATTGTGTTTTTAAATCCTCACGAAGATAGGAAAAGGCTTGTATGTATAAAAGGAGCAGGTAAGAGTTTTTGCTCATTTCACGGAAAATTATGACATAAAAAAACCACGCTGATTTAATACAGCGTGGTTAAAATTTAAGTTCGAAAACTTTTATCGAGCAGTTTCACACTTAAGCTCATACTCCATCTTATGCTGAGCCGGTGATTTGAAGGAACCATACAAAGCATTAGTGAATGCGTCGCAGGCTACTGATTTATTTCCTAAAGTTTGGTGGGCATATCCCAACTCAAAGTAGATTTTTGCCTTATCGGTTTTACCACCACTTTCATGATCTAAAGCTGTTGTGGCATACTCTACAGCCTGCTCATAACTTCCTGCTTTGTTGCTCGCTTCAGCAAGTCGGTAATACACATCAGCTGACTCATCGTCGTAGTTAAGAGCTCTGTTTAATGTTTCCATAGCCGTTTTAGTGTCACCGGCTTCTGATTGACGAGTTCCAACAGCAAGCAGTTCATCGTGGGCAGCTTCTTGAGCTTTCTCAGCAATATCCGAGTTGTTGGTTGCTTCAGCCTTGGCAATAGCCTGGTCGTACCAGTTAAGCAGTTCGTCAACATTTTGATCAATAATACCATCTCCATCAGTATCATTTTGTCTCTTGATGATTTTCGCTTTTTGGTAGTAAGCTACCGCATAGTTTGAATTTTCCTTAATTGCTTTTTCAACGGCCTCTTTAGCTTTTTCCAGCTCATCGTTAGAATAAAGCGTTACAGATTTTTGGTATAACAGCACCGGGATATTACGCTTGGCGATTGGGGTAACCCGTTCGTCATTGTATTCTTCACCAACCTGAACTACTTCACGAAAAGCACTGATCGTAGCATCTAAAGCTTCCAGGCTTTTACTCTTTTGGTATTCCTGGTACTGGCTTCTGGCCTTGTTGAAATAAGCGGCAGGAATTTGCTGCTCAACTCTATCCACAATGTCTTCACCTTCTGGACCAAGTTGTCTTGCAATGGTAAGTGCCTGTGTGTACGATGCAATAGCAGCTTCATAATTGCCTGATTTGGCTTCTTCATATCCTGCATTATAAGCCTTCACAGCATCTGTTTTAGTTTGAGCAAAAACTGTAGTTGCCATCAAAGCCAAAACAATCGCTATTGAACTTCTTTTAAAAACCTTCATATCTATTTTATTTGTGATCGTTAGTTGCAGCGCCGAATTTAATAAAAAATGACGCTGAAATTAAAATTATAACTGCCTTTCTAATGAATTAGTATATATAAAACTTAACAAAGCACCGCCATGTTCCCAATTAAAAGTAAAAGTTTGGCATAGGCTCTTTTTGGCTGTAAAAGTCACAGATTATTTTAACTGCCTCATCGGTTGAATCTGTGACATGAAACAAGTCAGTATCCTTATCAGAAATGGTGCCCCACTCTTTCATTGTTTTCTCCATCCAGTCAACCAAACCTGACCAATACTCGCTGCCAAAAAGAACAATCGGAATCTGATCGATCTTGCGGGTTTGAATGAGTGTAAGGCTTTCGAAAAGCTCATCAAGGGTTCCAAATCCACCGGGGAATACGATAAAGCCCTGTGCGTATTTCACGAACATCACCTTTCGTACAAAAAAGTAGTTAAAGTTGATGCTGAAGTCCGGGTCCACATGTTGGTTTATGCCCTGCTCAAAAGGCAGGTTTATTCCAAGCCCTACTGACTTTCCTTTTCCTACTTCGGCCCCTTTATTGGCAGCCTCCATGATGCCCGGACCTCCGCCGGTAATCACCCCGAACCCTTTCTGTGTGATTTTATCCGCCGTTTCTATTGCAAGTTGGTAATACTCATTATCGGATTTGGTTCGGGCAGAACCGAAAATAGAAATGCAAGGGCCTATCTGGAACAGCTTATCATAGCCCTCCACAAGTTCGCCCATAATTTTAAATACACTCCAGATGTCACGGTCGTATCCGTTTGCCTGGCTCTTTTTTTGAAATTCTCTTTGTTCTTCACTCATATAAGTAATCATCTAAAAATTAATGGACAATGAAAGTACAGGTACCGGCTCTGTATTGCGAACTGCCAGTACACCCGGTTTCAGCCTTGCATTCATCGACAGGTCATCCGATACATCAAAAGGACGCAAATGTGCAAAAACGTAGGCATCAATTGCGTTAAGCGCATATGATAATCCAATAAATACATACACTAAATCCCTGCGATTTCGATAAAAATTCCGGGTTTCTCTCAGCGAACTCAGATTTGAATTAGGAGAAATATACCCTGGTGTGGGGCCAAACCGGTTATCATCCGGCGTGTCCGGGTTTAAATTGTAATATGCAGCCCGGTAATCATTATAATTTTTGTGCAGGTAAATGCTGTAGTAAGTAAGCCCACCCAACAAACCGTAAACAATCGGCACTTTCCATGCCTGCTTATTGGTTACCTGTCCCCAGCCGGGAATCATCAGGGACCTCCGCAGAACCATCTTAGGTTCCGGGTATTCATTTTGGTCGGTTGCTGAGTCGGAAAAGGACTGTTTCAACGAATAATGTTGAGGAACGAATTTCTGGTAAGAACTAAAACTTTGGGCAAAACTCTG is a genomic window containing:
- a CDS encoding TIGR00730 family Rossman fold protein, which translates into the protein MSEEQREFQKKSQANGYDRDIWSVFKIMGELVEGYDKLFQIGPCISIFGSARTKSDNEYYQLAIETADKITQKGFGVITGGGPGIMEAANKGAEVGKGKSVGLGINLPFEQGINQHVDPDFSINFNYFFVRKVMFVKYAQGFIVFPGGFGTLDELFESLTLIQTRKIDQIPIVLFGSEYWSGLVDWMEKTMKEWGTISDKDTDLFHVTDSTDEAVKIICDFYSQKEPMPNFYF
- a CDS encoding tetratricopeptide repeat protein, which translates into the protein MKVFKRSSIAIVLALMATTVFAQTKTDAVKAYNAGYEEAKSGNYEAAIASYTQALTIARQLGPEGEDIVDRVEQQIPAAYFNKARSQYQEYQKSKSLEALDATISAFREVVQVGEEYNDERVTPIAKRNIPVLLYQKSVTLYSNDELEKAKEAVEKAIKENSNYAVAYYQKAKIIKRQNDTDGDGIIDQNVDELLNWYDQAIAKAEATNNSDIAEKAQEAAHDELLAVGTRQSEAGDTKTAMETLNRALNYDDESADVYYRLAEASNKAGSYEQAVEYATTALDHESGGKTDKAKIYFELGYAHQTLGNKSVACDAFTNALYGSFKSPAQHKMEYELKCETAR
- the tkt gene encoding transketolase translates to MPASKLDQLCVNTIRTLSIDAVEKANSGHPGMPMGMADASYVLWTKFLKHNPKNPNWFDRDRFILSAGHGSMLIYSLLHLTGYEVSLEEIKNFRQMGSITPGHPEYGMTPGVETTTGPLGQGFGTGVGMAMAEHFMSAKFNKEGHNIVDHYTYAIVSDGDLMEGVSHEAASMAGHMGLGKLIYLYDSNSISIEGSTDLAFTEDVPKRFESYNWHVVEIDGHNHDEITAAIEEAQSVTDKPSIIVCTTHIGYGSPNKQDSESSHGSPLGEEEIKLTKEAYGWDPDKKFFIPEEALAKFREEQEKGEKAENTWKEEVAAYEKAYTEEGKIFKAWVNRDLSSDLESKLPVFEEDAKGMASRAASGKVINAIKEIIPNLFGGSADLGGSTKTDIDGYGSYLPGNPTGRTIHYGVREHAMGAAVNGMALHGGLVPYGATFFVFTDYMRPAIRLAGLMKVPSIFVLTHDSIGLGEDGPTHQPIEHLASLRAMPNITILRPGDANETSHAWKAALENTTGPTLLVLTRQNLPTLSRSDENSASLVSKGAYIYSDAEKEVPDAILIGTGSELHLAVEAKAKLADKGIDARVVSMPSWELFEKQDASYKESVLPKAVTNRVSIEAGATFGWERYIGSEGTAIGLNSFGESAPYEELFEHFGITTDAIVEAAAK
- a CDS encoding helix-turn-helix domain-containing protein, giving the protein MKLTSINDRIAFALEKSALNQAELGRRTGVSEGTASRWVTGKSKPKDKETRKLIAEVLQVRLEWLEFGTDPMRSIKQANTLESIKDQLTQIRENLSHNEAREPTLDELKLRSQVRKELDELKRLNDQQIEKLIQ
- a CDS encoding PP2C family protein-serine/threonine phosphatase, whose protein sequence is MGLKNEAQSGYGTKKFYQEYVSGMSRERFSKELTADTERLKLVYKEAVEDIERQQGQQLPGHIKMLRLFSDLAQRLNPTRRLIFGLGSVSFVAYYVLNFLDIIQYFLIGDLLLPFSFLSMFMLLLIELLEKSDVQKEIDLAREIQLSLLPGTSLSKDNLEVYSFAHTAKEVGGDYLDVIETEKGTYVVIADVSGKGLSAALYMVRLQALVNLIIEKDHPSPKELFLQLNNYIKSNSKDKTFVTGCAAFFPNDEDHFEYIRAGHNIPIYYNKERDTTFKLKANGFALGMASTKLLDKNLEVKKFHFKPGDSVLFYTDGLNESRNERDEEYGEERIESLMEIYGSLHAKTIIGKVQSSLEAFIGSVSPLDDVTFTCVHRPEK
- a CDS encoding site-specific integrase — encoded protein: MASVSSFNDSLWRASISDKRRHKNAKQIYYPKDSFSKRQAKQSATALEHRHKDGEDDFDLWKVDVQVLNDKVTIRHVDGTQQMNVRELFDRWIETKKSELAERSITNYEQTAAPFLDEFGSLNIGSINTTTINNYVNQGKLNYRLNKKKLLSQLFDFGSEMYGIKPIKIEVESTKAERSEIKNKSFKDFLIEYECLQLASSFPDVITRRGKYPAEMYGYFFLLLFYFPRRIDDFIHLKPEWIEGKVVYIGDDDYLPKSQEIELTMPTEEALRLLNTVVDKYGKPGKQVFPFTYIGAYQVFKKVVKKLFPDRLVKLSPHKLRDSGIMYHLHELDMQPQELMSITGHANFASLEKYVHRSAKALIHQRKTDFNVKSMLQLKNKFMQGEF
- a CDS encoding DUF5683 domain-containing protein; this translates as MTRSISLIFLIGLILGGQSFAQSFSSYQKFVPQHYSLKQSFSDSATDQNEYPEPKMVLRRSLMIPGWGQVTNKQAWKVPIVYGLLGGLTYYSIYLHKNYNDYRAAYYNLNPDTPDDNRFGPTPGYISPNSNLSSLRETRNFYRNRRDLVYVFIGLSYALNAIDAYVFAHLRPFDVSDDLSMNARLKPGVLAVRNTEPVPVLSLSINF